In Triticum urartu cultivar G1812 chromosome 6, Tu2.1, whole genome shotgun sequence, the following proteins share a genomic window:
- the LOC125514892 gene encoding transcription factor TDR-like, with protein sequence MGGGDYHQQSLIGGAAVHGHGGGTVEAALRPLVGGSHGWDYCMYWRLSPDQRFLEMAGFCCSAEFEAQVATLADVPCSIPLDSSSIGMHAQALLSNQPIWQSSGGAPGPDLLTGYEAASSGGEKTRLLVPVAGGIVELFASRYMVEEQQMAELVMAQCGGGGQGWQETEAQGFAWDAAAAADSGRLYAAASLNLFDGAGGSGSGEPFLAGVQDDGAAGVGWQYAAESSEPPSTVAQEHQQLHGSGVGRADSGSEGSDMQLGDPDDDGNGETQRGSGKDGKDAEGKRQQCKNLEAERKRRRKLNDRLYKLRSLVPNITKMDRASILGDAIDYIVGLQKQVKDLQDELEDPNTPGVTGGDSKAPDVLLDDHPPPGLDNDEDSPQQQPFPSAGGKRPRKEEAGDEEEKEAEDQDMEPQVEVRQVEGKEFFLQVLCSHKSGRFVRIMDEIAALGLQITSVNVTSYNKLVLNVFRAVMKDNEAAVPADRVRDSLLEVTREMYGGAGASSSPVPPPPLTNAQLDGMDGQAVPAVAGEHYQLHHQVLGGYHHQHLQYLAMD encoded by the exons ATGGGAGGAGGAGATTATCACCAGCAGAGCCTCATCGGCGGTGCGGCTGTTCATGGCCATGGAGGGGGCACCGTGGAGGCTGCGCTGAGGCCGCTCGTCGGCGGCTCCCACGGCTGGGACTACTGCATGTACTGGCGGCTCTCTCCTGACCAGAG GTTCTTGGAGATGGCGGGGTTTTGCTGCAGCGCCGAGTTCGAGGCGCAGGTGGCCACGCTCGCCGACGTCCCTTGCTCCATCCCTCTTGACTCCTCCTCCATCGG GATGCACGCTCAGGCGCTACTGTCGAACCAGCCAATCTGGCAGAGCAGCGGCGGGGCGCCGGGTCCGGATCTACTCACGGGCTACGAGGCTGCCTCCAGCGGCGGCGAGAAGACGCGGCTCCTCGTCCCCGTCGCCGGCGGGATCGTCGAGCTCTTCGCGTCGAGATAT ATGGTGGAGGAGCAGCAGATGGCGGAGCTGGTCATGGCGCAGTGCGGTGGCGGTGGGCAGGGGTGGCAGGAGACGGAGGCGCAGGGGTTCGCGtgggacgcggcggcggcggcagactCGGGGCGGCTCTACGCGGCGGCGTCGCTCAACCTGTTCGACGGCGCCGGGGGAAGCGGCTCCGGCGAGCCGTTCCTGGCGGGAGTGCAGGACGACGGCGCGGCGGGCGTGGGGTGGCAGTACGCGGCGGAGAGCAGCGAGCCGCCGTCGACAGTGGCGCAGGAGCATCAGCAGCTGCACGGCTCGGGCGTGGGGAGGGCAGATTCAGGGTCGGAGGGGAGCGATATGCAGCTGGGGGACCCCGACGACGACGGCAACGGCGAGACGCAGAGGGGCTCCGGCAAAGACGGCAAAGACGCAGAGGGGAAGCGGCAGCAGTGCAAGAACCTCGAGGCGGAGCGGAAGCGGCGCAGGAAGCTCAACGACCGCCTGTACAAACTCCGGTCCCTCGTCCCCAACATTACTAAG ATGGACCGGGCGTCGATCCTCGGGGACGCGATCGACTACATCGTGGGGCTGCAGAAGCAGGTGAAGGACCTGCAGGACGAGCTGGAGGACCCGAACACGCCGGGGGTCACCGGCGGCGACAGCAAGGCCCCCGACGTGCTCCTCGACGACCACCCGCCGCCGGGCCTCGACAACGACGAGGACTCGCCGCAGCAGCAGCCGTTCCCGTCGGCCGGCGGGAAGCGGCCCCggaaggaggaggccggcgacgaggaggagaaggaggcggaggaccAGGACATGGAGCCGCAGGTGGAGGTCCGGCAGGTGGAGGGGAAGGAGTTCTTCCTGCAGGTGCTCTGCTCCCACAAGTCCGGGCGCTTCGTCCGCATCATGGACGAGATCGCCGCCCTCGGCCTCCAGATCACCAGCGTCAACGTCACCTCCTACAACAAGCTCGTCCTCAACGTCTTCCGGGCCGTC ATGAAGGACAACGAGGCGGCGGTGCCGGCGGACAGGGTGAGGGACTCGCTGCTGGAGGTGACGAGGGAGATGTACGGCGGGGCCGGGGCGTCGTCGTCCCCGGTCCCTCCGCCGCCGCTGACAAACGCGCAGCTCGATGGTATGGACGGGCAGGCGGTGCCGGCGGTGGCCGGGGAGCACTACCAGCTGCACCACCAGGTGCTGGGAGGATATCATCACCAGCATCTGCAGTACCTCGCCATGGATTGA